A single window of Hyphomicrobiales bacterium DNA harbors:
- a CDS encoding N-methylhydantoinase B, translated as MTYDPITLGIFWDRLVSIADEVVTALVRSSFSTNVRESYDLSCVIFDAEGRALTQGTYSVPSFTGTAQATLAHLLRVFPPETLQPGDVIMTNDPWIGTGHMFDINVMQPIFRHGRLIGYVMSISHLPDVGGVGYSAVGREIYEEGLRLPPVRFVRDGVVDPVLRAIIACNVRVPEQTLGDIMANVASTTVGGRRINELMDEYGIEDIQPLSNAIIDFSDRSLRAQIARLPEGTWRHSIMVEGIGEALRLSAEVTIRGGEVYADFSGTSPSIKAAINVPLCYTRAMTFHAIKCLTTPRIPNNAGSTLAIHVSAPAGCLLNALPPSPTGGRHVIGHFVQPLLFGALAPALPEQVQADSGMLNVINVQGKNREGEGVSSIFFASGGFGALAGIDGADTTPSPSNMTGTPVEVWEEISGTLVVSKALAPDSGGAGRFRGGLGQRIELVNDGEEALTISCLAGRTEFPPAGVLGGSPGRARRIEIDGTAVHPKGRYLLEPGQMLVTHEAGGGGYGDPADRAPGALLHDVEEGRVSQEGAIRDYGLDPAAFVEAAQ; from the coding sequence ATGACCTACGACCCGATCACACTCGGCATCTTCTGGGACAGGCTGGTTTCCATCGCAGACGAGGTCGTGACCGCCCTGGTGCGCTCGTCCTTCTCGACCAATGTGCGCGAAAGCTATGACCTGTCCTGCGTGATCTTCGACGCCGAGGGCCGCGCCCTGACGCAGGGAACCTACAGCGTGCCGTCCTTCACCGGCACCGCTCAGGCCACGCTGGCCCATCTGCTGCGTGTCTTCCCGCCCGAGACGCTGCAGCCTGGCGACGTGATCATGACCAATGACCCCTGGATCGGTACGGGGCACATGTTCGACATCAATGTCATGCAGCCCATATTCCGCCATGGCCGGCTGATCGGCTACGTCATGAGTATATCGCATCTGCCCGATGTCGGCGGCGTCGGCTATTCCGCGGTTGGCCGCGAGATCTACGAGGAAGGACTGCGCCTGCCTCCTGTGCGGTTCGTGCGCGACGGGGTCGTCGATCCGGTGCTGCGGGCAATCATCGCGTGCAATGTCAGGGTGCCCGAGCAGACGCTCGGCGACATCATGGCCAATGTCGCAAGCACCACCGTGGGCGGCCGGCGCATCAACGAGCTGATGGACGAATACGGGATCGAGGACATCCAGCCGCTGTCCAACGCCATCATCGATTTTTCCGACCGCAGCCTGCGCGCCCAGATTGCGCGTCTCCCGGAGGGAACGTGGCGACATTCGATCATGGTCGAGGGAATCGGTGAAGCCCTTCGACTTTCGGCCGAGGTCACCATCCGGGGCGGCGAGGTCTACGCCGATTTCTCCGGCACCTCACCCTCGATCAAGGCGGCGATCAACGTTCCGCTCTGCTACACGAGGGCCATGACCTTCCATGCGATCAAGTGCCTGACGACGCCGCGCATTCCCAACAATGCCGGGTCCACGCTCGCCATTCACGTCTCGGCTCCTGCGGGCTGCCTGCTCAATGCACTGCCGCCGAGCCCGACAGGCGGGCGGCACGTCATCGGCCATTTCGTGCAGCCACTATTGTTCGGCGCGCTTGCGCCTGCGCTGCCTGAGCAGGTGCAGGCTGACAGCGGCATGCTGAACGTCATCAATGTTCAGGGAAAAAACCGCGAAGGGGAGGGGGTGTCGAGCATCTTCTTCGCCTCGGGCGGCTTTGGCGCTCTGGCGGGGATCGACGGTGCCGATACCACGCCAAGTCCGTCGAACATGACCGGCACGCCGGTCGAGGTGTGGGAAGAGATCTCGGGCACGCTGGTGGTCTCAAAGGCCCTGGCTCCAGATAGCGGTGGCGCCGGCCGCTTCCGCGGGGGGCTTGGCCAACGCATCGAGCTCGTGAACGACGGCGAGGAGGCTTTGACCATCTCCTGCCTCGCGGGCCGCACCGAATTTCCCCCGGCAGGCGTACTTGGGGGCAGCCCCGGCCGGGCCAGGCGCATCGAAATTGACGGCACCGCCGTCCATCCGAAGGGCCGTTACCTGCTGGAACCCGGCCAGATGCTCGTCACCCATGAGGCGGGCGGTGGTGGCTATGGCGATCCGGCCGATCGAGCTCCGGGCGCTCTTCTCCACGACGTGGAGGAGGGCAGGGTCTCGCAGGAAGGCGCGATCCGTGACTACGGCCTCGACCCCGCCGCGTTTGTGGAGGCTGCCCAGTGA
- a CDS encoding TRAP-type C4-dicarboxylate transport system substrate-binding protein, translated as MKRLAFSLLCTVCSFVGASATAMAQDKVEWRYFSYFPVNDNAVKLTRQFAEDVGVATNGRLKINVFGAGELPYKAPDVLRAVATNQVQMGDMAVGFASGDVPELNVLSLPFLCTSFDAFKKAIVDVGPVVDQVIGDRFKVDVAMNWTMPAQNFWFNRPITKSSEVKGLKIRTWNPEQVNMVQLLGGSPVSISSAEVIPALERKVIDGAITSALSANEWRAYEIIDTGFMANFAMGHQVTMINKAELAKLPEDLRTVLLRKVAEWEPKYVEMAAKGDGEARSNLAANGVTLVDPTTEDYARVREAMLPMWNEWARKHGETGKKLLDLARAGCIASN; from the coding sequence ATGAAAAGATTGGCTTTCAGTCTGCTGTGCACAGTGTGCTCGTTCGTTGGCGCAAGCGCGACGGCGATGGCGCAGGACAAGGTCGAGTGGCGCTACTTCAGCTACTTCCCGGTCAACGACAACGCGGTAAAGCTGACCCGCCAGTTTGCCGAGGATGTCGGCGTGGCAACAAATGGCCGCCTGAAAATCAATGTCTTCGGTGCGGGCGAGTTGCCCTACAAGGCTCCCGATGTCCTGAGAGCGGTTGCGACCAACCAGGTCCAGATGGGCGACATGGCGGTGGGCTTCGCGTCGGGCGACGTGCCCGAGCTGAACGTGCTGTCGCTGCCTTTCCTTTGCACGTCCTTCGACGCCTTCAAGAAGGCGATCGTCGATGTCGGCCCGGTTGTCGATCAGGTCATCGGCGACAGATTCAAAGTCGATGTGGCGATGAACTGGACGATGCCGGCGCAGAATTTCTGGTTCAACCGTCCGATCACGAAATCTTCGGAGGTCAAGGGCCTCAAGATACGCACATGGAATCCCGAGCAGGTGAACATGGTCCAGCTGCTCGGCGGGTCTCCGGTGTCGATTTCCTCGGCCGAAGTTATCCCGGCGCTCGAGCGCAAGGTCATCGACGGCGCCATCACCTCGGCGCTCTCGGCTAATGAATGGCGCGCCTATGAGATCATCGACACCGGTTTCATGGCCAATTTCGCCATGGGCCACCAGGTGACGATGATCAACAAGGCGGAACTGGCGAAGCTGCCCGAAGATCTGCGCACCGTCTTGCTGCGCAAGGTTGCCGAGTGGGAGCCGAAATATGTCGAGATGGCTGCCAAGGGCGACGGCGAGGCAAGATCCAACCTGGCCGCGAACGGCGTCACACTTGTCGATCCGACGACGGAAGACTACGCCCGCGTTCGCGAGGCAATGCTGCCCATGTGGAACGAGTGGGCCCGTAAGCACGGCGAAACAGGCAAGAAGCTTTTAGATCTGGCTCGCGCGGGCTGTATCGCTTCCAACTAA
- a CDS encoding Iron complex transport system substrate-binding protein — MKSILRSFAAGLFATVAGAAALAQDAKTQSIVDDRGVKVEIPANPTRVAGISYLAADVALALGIKPVATTYMVAGREPDFLLGLTKDMKQIGQRAKPNLELLSETKPDVIVAMRRYTVGNADRFQAIAPYVAYNMELLGESYKEVAELAKILGKPERGQQLNDSFKQHLAEFSQKAPNGKHPRFLITFGGDDPFAFHTENTAASIVAALGGDNVAGAMTQNGRFGLNLSLETILEKDPEVIFIIDYYPDRSHEKNPIWQQLSAVKNGRVHYVFDQWAETNGPIAREIVLREAAHYLYPDVFPAVDVKAEAAKLIPADLRK; from the coding sequence ATGAAATCCATCTTGAGATCATTTGCTGCCGGACTGTTCGCTACTGTCGCGGGAGCAGCCGCTCTGGCGCAGGATGCCAAGACCCAGTCGATCGTGGATGATCGCGGCGTCAAGGTGGAGATTCCCGCCAATCCGACCCGGGTCGCCGGTATTTCCTATCTGGCGGCGGATGTGGCCCTCGCGCTGGGTATCAAACCCGTTGCCACCACCTACATGGTGGCCGGGCGCGAGCCGGACTTCCTCCTGGGCTTGACCAAGGACATGAAGCAGATCGGACAAAGGGCCAAACCCAATCTCGAACTGCTCTCGGAAACAAAACCCGACGTCATTGTCGCCATGCGGCGCTACACGGTGGGCAATGCCGACCGCTTCCAGGCCATCGCACCCTATGTTGCTTACAACATGGAACTGCTCGGCGAGAGCTACAAGGAAGTCGCGGAACTCGCCAAGATACTTGGCAAGCCTGAGCGCGGCCAGCAACTTAACGACAGCTTCAAGCAGCATCTTGCGGAATTCAGCCAGAAGGCCCCGAACGGCAAGCATCCGCGCTTCCTGATCACCTTTGGTGGCGATGATCCCTTTGCCTTCCACACCGAGAACACGGCCGCCTCGATCGTCGCCGCGCTCGGTGGCGACAACGTCGCCGGCGCGATGACGCAGAACGGACGCTTTGGCCTCAATCTCAGCCTTGAGACCATCCTCGAAAAAGATCCCGAGGTGATTTTCATCATCGACTATTACCCGGACCGCTCCCACGAAAAGAATCCGATCTGGCAACAACTATCCGCCGTAAAAAATGGCCGTGTCCATTATGTCTTTGACCAATGGGCGGAAACGAACGGACCAATCGCACGCGAAATCGTGCTGCGCGAGGCCGCCCACTATCTGTATCCGGACGTCTTTCCGGCGGTCGACGTGAAGGCTGAAGCGGCGAAACTGATCCCTGCCGACTTGCGGAAGTGA
- a CDS encoding Low-specificity L-threonine aldolase, with amino-acid sequence MPDTGPVSAIIDMRSDLLSPPSPVVSEAMQAALATAPEFELRGGNYESALERKTAALLGKEDALFFPTCTMANLCAAVLAGRSGGLLLVPEGCHVLTSEEGGASLLAGLTPVVLRDGTADPMIWAEALAPGDVSRPVPALVWLENTHNRQGGLPLPADRTLAIVEMARDRGVRSHLDGARLFNAAVALRLRPDEIAAGFDTVSISLNKGLGAPVGAMLAGSRALIGRAVAVRQRLGGGMRPSATLCAPALAVLDDWPAIARDHALARLLWREIGGGPEIAEPLTNVVMIRLAAEGAAEMLRGQLAANGVLALCLEPQVLRLVTHRGLTEAGIRRAAALIRSILNSFRETETRQ; translated from the coding sequence ATGCCTGACACCGGACCCGTTTCGGCAATTATCGACATGCGAAGCGACTTGTTGTCGCCGCCGTCCCCGGTCGTCTCCGAAGCCATGCAGGCTGCGCTTGCCACAGCGCCGGAGTTCGAGCTTCGCGGCGGCAACTATGAAAGCGCTCTGGAGCGGAAGACTGCTGCACTTCTCGGCAAGGAAGATGCTCTGTTCTTCCCGACTTGCACGATGGCAAACCTCTGCGCGGCGGTCCTCGCGGGGCGGTCGGGAGGCTTGTTGCTGGTGCCTGAGGGATGCCATGTGCTGACCTCGGAGGAAGGTGGCGCTTCGTTGCTGGCGGGCCTGACGCCCGTCGTGCTGCGGGACGGGACGGCGGATCCGATGATATGGGCCGAGGCGCTGGCGCCGGGCGATGTATCGCGTCCTGTTCCGGCACTGGTCTGGCTCGAGAACACGCACAATCGTCAGGGTGGTTTGCCCCTGCCGGCGGACCGAACCCTGGCGATCGTCGAGATGGCGCGGGACCGTGGCGTGCGCTCCCACCTCGACGGCGCACGGCTCTTCAACGCGGCCGTCGCCCTCCGCCTGCGCCCTGACGAGATCGCCGCCGGTTTCGACACGGTGTCGATCAGCCTGAACAAGGGTCTGGGCGCGCCGGTGGGCGCTATGCTCGCAGGCAGCCGCGCGTTGATTGGCCGGGCCGTCGCGGTGCGCCAGCGGCTCGGCGGCGGCATGCGGCCGAGCGCGACGCTGTGCGCTCCGGCACTGGCCGTGCTGGACGACTGGCCGGCAATCGCCCGCGATCACGCGCTCGCCCGTCTCCTTTGGCGCGAGATCGGCGGCGGTCCCGAAATCGCCGAGCCGTTGACCAACGTCGTGATGATCCGCCTTGCCGCGGAGGGAGCAGCCGAGATGTTGCGCGGCCAGCTCGCCGCAAACGGCGTGCTGGCCCTGTGCCTGGAGCCGCAGGTGCTGCGTCTCGTCACCCATCGGGGCTTGACGGAAGCCGGGATACGCCGCGCCGCGGCGCTGATCCGCTCCATCCTCAATTCCTTTCGAGAAACAGAGACAAGACAGTGA
- the fhuC gene encoding Iron(3+)-hydroxamate import ATP-binding protein FhuC: MSLSCSGLSVTYGSRKALNNFNLFLEPGEVRALIGPNGSGKSTALQTLAGLIRPTEGHTHIDGVPISAMSRRDIARRLAFLPQQPSAPDEMTVGQLVRQGRFAHVGLFRSYGLQDEAAIAWALESTGLSDFADRGLHELSGGERQRAWISAALAQEAQTLLLDEPTSFLDIGFQIEVLDLVHRLSRERGVSIVMAIHDLNQAMSVCDRISLLEHGKLAFDGDPRDLAATGLIEKVFRVKGQFVQIAPHGPPHFDVELARWTSPHS; encoded by the coding sequence ATGTCACTCTCGTGCTCCGGTCTTTCCGTGACCTACGGCTCTCGCAAGGCTCTCAACAATTTCAATCTGTTTCTCGAACCGGGCGAGGTGCGCGCGCTGATCGGGCCGAACGGCTCGGGAAAGAGCACGGCATTGCAGACGCTGGCGGGCCTGATCAGGCCGACCGAGGGACACACGCACATTGACGGCGTCCCCATCTCCGCGATGTCTCGACGAGACATCGCGAGACGGTTGGCGTTTCTTCCCCAACAGCCGTCAGCGCCTGACGAGATGACCGTGGGACAACTGGTCCGGCAGGGACGGTTCGCCCATGTTGGCCTGTTTCGCAGCTATGGGCTGCAGGACGAGGCTGCGATCGCCTGGGCGCTTGAGAGCACGGGCCTGTCAGATTTCGCCGACCGGGGCCTACACGAGCTATCCGGTGGCGAGCGCCAACGCGCCTGGATTTCCGCGGCACTCGCCCAGGAAGCGCAGACATTGCTGCTCGACGAGCCGACCTCATTTCTCGATATCGGTTTTCAGATCGAGGTGCTCGACCTGGTCCACCGTCTGAGCCGGGAAAGGGGCGTGAGCATTGTCATGGCGATTCACGACCTCAACCAGGCGATGTCCGTCTGCGATCGGATCTCTCTTCTGGAGCACGGCAAACTGGCCTTCGACGGGGACCCAAGGGATCTGGCCGCCACAGGCCTGATCGAGAAGGTCTTTCGCGTGAAGGGACAGTTCGTGCAGATAGCACCCCATGGACCGCCGCATTTCGATGTGGAATTGGCACGTTGGACTTCGCCGCATTCCTGA
- a CDS encoding N-methylhydantoinase A — protein sequence MTQHFRIGVDIGGTFTDFTLFDDGERIARTHKRLTTPDDPSRAVIDGTGSITAEAGLSPADVGTIVHGTTLVTNAVIERRGVSTAMLVTKGFRDLLDIGAERRYDLFDLTIAFPKPVVPRALRIEVPGRLRYDGSEVEALDLSGVEDALRHLVDEHGVRSVAICFLHSHVDVRHEAEAAEFVAARFPQLSVSTSSDIFPFVRELGRWTTTTLNAYVQPVVDRYLDRLEGGLRQAGFAGKLLVMSSSGGTLTPAMARRYPVRLLESGPAAGALMSARHGAELGLDSVLSFDMGGTTAKGCFVRNGRPLKRYDLEVARVHEFRQGSGLTVKIPVLDMIEIGVGGGSIAQVDERGLIAVGPVSAGAEPGPACYMRGGASATLTDANLLLGYLDAGSFLGGSMRLDPEAARVAMEKDLAGPMGVEVMRAAFGVREVGCESVARAFRTHAAEQGVDMRKSVMVAFGGSGPLHGARVARKLGVRRLVCPNGSGVMSAFGLLSSPLAYEVVRARRLSLDGAGLDILRAELAAMMEDTTAVLVAAGAPAESIGHVFRLDMRYRGQGYEVEVELAGLDACAPETLEQAFAVVYARTFGLAFPGQPAEIVNWKVEAIGPAPGDGTHYRLSVQGASASALKGHRPAWSAEAEAIVPHAVYDRYALAPGTQIEGPALIEERESTCVLASGDRLSVDPNLNLIIDIGA from the coding sequence GTGACCCAGCATTTCCGTATCGGTGTGGATATCGGTGGCACCTTCACCGATTTCACGCTGTTCGACGACGGCGAGCGCATCGCCCGGACCCACAAGCGCCTGACAACGCCGGACGATCCATCGCGGGCGGTCATTGACGGGACCGGTTCGATTACCGCAGAGGCAGGTCTCTCCCCGGCTGATGTCGGCACCATCGTCCACGGCACGACCCTAGTCACCAATGCGGTGATCGAACGGCGCGGCGTATCGACCGCCATGCTGGTCACGAAGGGATTTCGCGACCTGCTCGATATCGGCGCCGAACGGCGCTACGACCTGTTCGACCTGACGATCGCCTTTCCCAAGCCGGTGGTGCCGCGCGCCCTGCGTATCGAGGTGCCGGGACGCCTCCGCTATGATGGCTCGGAAGTGGAGGCTCTTGACCTGAGCGGGGTCGAGGACGCGCTGAGACATCTGGTCGACGAGCATGGCGTCAGGTCGGTCGCGATATGCTTCCTGCACTCGCACGTCGACGTTCGCCACGAAGCAGAGGCGGCCGAATTCGTCGCGGCTCGATTCCCGCAACTCTCCGTCTCCACCTCGTCGGATATCTTTCCCTTCGTACGTGAGCTGGGCCGTTGGACCACGACAACGCTCAACGCGTATGTCCAGCCGGTTGTCGACCGCTACCTCGACCGGCTCGAGGGTGGTCTGCGCCAGGCTGGCTTTGCCGGCAAGCTGCTGGTGATGAGCTCGAGTGGCGGCACGCTCACACCGGCGATGGCGCGGCGCTATCCCGTCCGCCTCTTGGAATCCGGCCCTGCCGCAGGGGCGCTGATGTCGGCGCGTCACGGTGCCGAGCTCGGGCTCGACAGCGTGCTGTCCTTCGACATGGGCGGCACCACGGCCAAGGGCTGCTTCGTGCGCAACGGCCGCCCGCTGAAGCGATACGATCTCGAAGTGGCACGGGTACACGAATTCCGCCAGGGCAGTGGACTGACTGTCAAGATTCCAGTGCTCGACATGATCGAGATTGGTGTCGGCGGCGGCAGTATCGCGCAGGTGGACGAGCGCGGGCTGATCGCCGTCGGACCGGTCAGCGCCGGCGCCGAACCCGGCCCGGCCTGCTACATGCGCGGCGGTGCCAGCGCAACCCTCACCGATGCCAACCTGTTACTCGGCTACCTGGATGCCGGATCGTTTCTGGGCGGCAGCATGAGGCTGGATCCCGAAGCAGCCCGCGTCGCTATGGAGAAGGACCTCGCCGGCCCGATGGGCGTCGAGGTCATGCGTGCGGCCTTTGGCGTGCGCGAGGTGGGCTGCGAGAGTGTGGCGCGCGCGTTTCGGACGCACGCCGCAGAACAAGGCGTGGACATGCGCAAGTCGGTCATGGTGGCGTTCGGCGGGTCCGGCCCGCTGCACGGGGCTCGCGTGGCGCGCAAGCTGGGCGTTCGGCGGCTGGTATGCCCCAACGGTTCCGGTGTCATGTCGGCCTTCGGCCTCTTGTCGAGCCCGCTTGCCTATGAGGTTGTGCGTGCCCGCCGGCTGTCCCTGGACGGGGCGGGGCTGGACATCCTGCGCGCGGAACTGGCCGCGATGATGGAGGACACGACCGCGGTGCTGGTTGCCGCCGGCGCGCCGGCCGAATCGATCGGCCATGTCTTCCGTCTCGACATGCGCTATCGCGGACAGGGCTACGAAGTGGAAGTCGAACTGGCCGGCCTCGACGCCTGTGCGCCTGAGACCCTGGAGCAGGCCTTCGCGGTTGTCTACGCTCGCACCTTCGGGCTGGCTTTTCCCGGGCAGCCGGCCGAAATCGTCAATTGGAAGGTCGAGGCGATCGGCCCTGCCCCTGGCGATGGCACGCATTATCGGCTGTCGGTTCAAGGCGCTTCGGCATCGGCCCTGAAAGGGCATCGACCCGCCTGGTCGGCAGAGGCTGAAGCCATCGTGCCGCACGCTGTCTACGATCGGTATGCACTCGCGCCCGGTACGCAGATCGAAGGCCCGGCTCTGATTGAGGAGCGTGAATCGACCTGCGTTCTGGCTTCCGGCGACCGGCTGAGCGTCGATCCGAACCTGAATCTCATCATCGACATCGGAGCCTGA
- a CDS encoding Iron complex transport system permease protein, protein MTTVVVVTAAFMIVGGLLVGARPLAPQALVSALFWPDGKTDSIIVWVLRLPRSLAAFLGGAGLSVSGYLLQTLTRNPLAGPGLTGVTSGAVAAIVFCFAFLPWLSSLFYPLIGMAGGLGAALVTFWIARGSAGRPLHLALGGISVSLLLGAVTTYILLLSGSQVQSILFWLSGGFQGRTWIQLAYMAPWVVLGLVGALMAHRVLALLALSEDAAAGMGLQLKLWKPLLLFLAVLPVAGVVPVAGPVAFVGLATPHIARLLKPDGQGWTVALAAALGGLMVTAADIVARSIATPRELPVSIVTALIGGPVFIYLVQARNFSLKSGGKR, encoded by the coding sequence ATGACAACCGTCGTTGTCGTCACCGCCGCATTCATGATTGTCGGCGGATTGCTTGTGGGAGCAAGGCCACTCGCGCCGCAGGCGCTCGTTTCGGCTCTGTTCTGGCCAGATGGGAAAACCGATTCCATCATCGTCTGGGTACTTCGCTTGCCGCGCAGCCTGGCCGCCTTTCTCGGCGGCGCCGGCTTGAGCGTCTCCGGCTATCTGCTGCAGACCCTGACGCGGAATCCGCTCGCTGGACCGGGATTGACCGGCGTAACATCCGGCGCGGTGGCTGCGATCGTATTCTGCTTCGCCTTCCTGCCGTGGCTGTCATCGCTCTTCTACCCGCTGATCGGCATGGCGGGAGGTCTCGGGGCCGCGCTGGTCACCTTCTGGATCGCGCGCGGCAGCGCCGGTCGTCCGCTGCATCTGGCACTCGGCGGCATCAGCGTGTCTCTGCTGCTGGGCGCCGTCACCACCTACATCCTCCTTCTGAGCGGTTCCCAGGTCCAATCGATCCTGTTCTGGCTCTCGGGCGGGTTTCAAGGCCGCACGTGGATCCAGCTGGCCTATATGGCACCGTGGGTCGTTCTTGGCCTCGTCGGTGCTCTGATGGCGCATCGCGTCCTTGCTCTTTTGGCGCTGAGCGAGGATGCCGCCGCCGGCATGGGCCTGCAGCTCAAGCTTTGGAAGCCGCTCCTCCTGTTCCTTGCTGTCCTGCCCGTCGCAGGGGTCGTTCCTGTGGCAGGGCCGGTGGCTTTCGTAGGACTGGCGACGCCGCATATCGCTCGGCTCTTGAAGCCAGATGGTCAAGGCTGGACGGTTGCCTTGGCGGCGGCTCTTGGTGGGTTGATGGTTACCGCCGCCGACATCGTCGCCCGTTCGATTGCAACGCCGCGAGAACTCCCGGTCAGCATTGTCACGGCCCTCATCGGTGGTCCCGTGTTCATTTATCTGGTGCAGGCCCGCAACTTCTCCTTGAAATCTGGAGGGAAGCGATGA
- a CDS encoding Iron complex transport system permease protein encodes MSGIVQTISRAPVWFVPTSVLLAILSVILAVFIGVVDIPPSDILAALGGHGSIEARSIILDIRLPRIVTGMLAGIHFAVAGLMLQTITRNPLADPSIMGVSQGATLAVSVFLLLTVYIDNPGSNTLAELPVEWLPAVGAIGGLAAGAAIYLLAFRRDLGPLRITICGIAVGAVLHAVAIGLIAGWGSARIEILLEWLSGSLYARSWRHAVFLLPFTVAGLAALPPLRRSLDLLRFDAPVARSFGLGYRSHFSLALALSCGLAASAVGVVGPIVFVGLIVPHLARLLAGRHFSLVLPLTIALGIVVVTLGDLAGRLLGQAEEVPIGVITAIFGVPVLIVLLRRAP; translated from the coding sequence ATGAGCGGCATCGTGCAGACCATCTCGCGTGCACCCGTCTGGTTTGTGCCGACATCCGTCCTTCTTGCCATCCTGTCGGTCATCCTGGCGGTGTTCATCGGCGTGGTCGACATACCGCCTTCGGATATTCTGGCCGCTCTCGGCGGCCATGGCTCCATCGAGGCGCGGTCGATCATCCTGGATATACGCCTTCCCCGCATCGTCACGGGAATGCTGGCCGGCATCCATTTCGCAGTCGCGGGCCTGATGCTCCAGACGATCACGCGTAACCCATTGGCGGATCCTTCGATCATGGGCGTGTCGCAGGGCGCGACGCTGGCCGTGTCGGTGTTCCTGCTCCTCACCGTCTACATCGACAATCCCGGTTCGAATACCCTGGCCGAGCTTCCGGTCGAATGGTTGCCAGCCGTCGGGGCCATCGGAGGATTGGCAGCGGGTGCGGCCATCTATCTGCTGGCCTTCCGCCGGGATCTCGGGCCGCTGCGCATTACCATCTGTGGCATCGCAGTGGGAGCGGTCCTGCATGCGGTCGCGATTGGCCTGATCGCCGGCTGGGGATCGGCGCGAATCGAAATCCTGCTCGAATGGCTCTCCGGCTCACTCTACGCCCGAAGCTGGCGGCATGCTGTATTCCTCCTGCCCTTCACTGTCGCTGGCTTGGCCGCCCTGCCCCCGTTGCGCCGCTCGCTCGACCTCCTGCGCTTCGACGCACCCGTCGCGCGTTCCTTCGGGCTCGGCTACCGATCCCATTTCTCCCTCGCGCTGGCCCTTTCCTGTGGCCTTGCGGCAAGCGCGGTCGGCGTCGTCGGGCCGATCGTCTTCGTCGGCCTGATCGTTCCCCATCTGGCGCGTCTTCTCGCCGGCCGGCATTTCTCCCTGGTGCTGCCGTTGACGATCGCGCTGGGCATTGTCGTCGTCACGCTGGGTGATCTGGCCGGGCGGCTGCTGGGTCAGGCGGAAGAAGTTCCGATCGGGGTCATCACCGCAATCTTCGGCGTTCCTGTCCTGATCGTGCTTCTTCGCAGGGCTCCCTGA
- a CDS encoding putative MarR family transcription regulator (Evidence 3 : Putative function from multiple computational evidences): MSDGSGPDRGSDNISSTELSEFEFTMITFFYGFSRWVEMCMNSADVRGLKALDILVMHATHSRARGLSPNEIAATLNIDDMHLVTYSIKKLLAAGLVMPVREGRHQGYVPTETGEAACRGYLKIREEYLLASLRHLREDRAEINHAGRILRLLTGLYDQAGRFAVGDAASRRQIPPPPVRTKR, from the coding sequence ATGAGCGATGGTAGTGGGCCTGATCGCGGGAGCGACAACATCAGCAGCACCGAGCTCAGTGAATTTGAGTTCACGATGATCACATTCTTCTACGGTTTTTCCCGCTGGGTGGAGATGTGCATGAACTCGGCCGACGTGCGCGGCCTGAAGGCGCTGGACATTCTTGTCATGCATGCCACGCATTCGCGGGCGCGTGGCCTCTCCCCGAACGAAATCGCCGCGACGCTGAACATCGACGACATGCATCTCGTGACATATTCGATCAAGAAGCTGCTGGCCGCCGGACTGGTCATGCCCGTGCGCGAGGGGCGTCATCAGGGCTATGTGCCGACGGAGACCGGCGAAGCCGCATGCCGGGGCTACCTGAAGATTCGCGAGGAGTACCTGCTGGCCAGCCTGCGCCATCTTCGCGAGGATCGCGCCGAGATCAACCATGCTGGTAGGATATTGCGCCTTCTGACCGGGCTCTACGACCAAGCCGGGCGATTTGCCGTCGGTGACGCGGCCAGCCGGCGACAGATCCCGCCGCCTCCAGTGCGGACCAAGCGCTGA